One genomic segment of Sphingobacteriales bacterium includes these proteins:
- a CDS encoding ComF family protein, whose amino-acid sequence MLKRLMNDIVNWVFPENCAACGLRLLQHERVICLFCQNNLPQTYLHTSPTENWLSREFYGRLNLQAAVAMYLYGKGARVQRLIHQLKYNNQPEIGEFIGQRYGQILQQTPAFMQLNIEAVAMVPLHKTKQKQRGYNQCEALANAVAQQLNIPFYPNALQRNRFTETQTQKGRINRFANVQNLFYVAQPQQLENKHILLIDDVITTGATIEACGSPILNLNGTTKLSILSIACAPKSVMAH is encoded by the coding sequence ATGCTTAAACGTTTGATGAACGATATTGTTAACTGGGTTTTTCCGGAGAATTGCGCTGCTTGTGGGCTTCGCCTGCTTCAACACGAGCGGGTAATTTGCCTGTTTTGCCAAAATAATTTACCGCAAACCTATTTGCATACATCGCCCACCGAAAACTGGTTAAGCCGCGAGTTTTACGGCCGTTTAAACTTACAGGCAGCCGTAGCCATGTATTTGTATGGAAAAGGCGCCCGGGTACAGCGTTTAATACACCAACTAAAATATAATAACCAACCTGAAATTGGCGAATTTATAGGCCAGCGTTACGGCCAAATTTTACAACAAACACCTGCTTTTATGCAGCTAAATATAGAGGCCGTAGCCATGGTTCCGTTGCACAAAACAAAACAAAAGCAACGCGGTTACAACCAGTGCGAAGCATTGGCAAACGCAGTAGCACAGCAATTAAATATACCGTTTTACCCCAACGCCTTGCAGCGAAATCGCTTTACCGAAACCCAAACCCAAAAAGGCCGGATAAACAGATTTGCCAATGTGCAAAACTTGTTTTATGTAGCACAGCCCCAACAACTTGAAAACAAACACATACTACTTATTGACGATGTAATTACCACCGGAGCCACCATTGAAGCTTGTGGCAGCCCCATTTTAAACTTAAACGGCACCACCAAACTTAGTATTTTAAGCATTGCCTGCGCACCTAAATCGGTTATGGCCCATTAA
- the bshA gene encoding N-acetyl-alpha-D-glucosaminyl L-malate synthase BshA has translation MKIGIVCYPTYGGSGVVATELGKALAHKGHYVHFITYRQPPRLSALAFETRTFYHEVSFYEYPLFEYAPYSSALTSKIVDVVRHEKLDLVHVHYAIPHASAAYMAQQILKTHGIYMPFITTLHGTDITLVGKDATFEPIVTFSINASDGITAVSESLKKQTYQYFNIPKDIAVIPNFIDLSAFKKHNKEHFKKAIAPNGERIIMHTSTFRPVKRIDDVMQVFYQIYQQIPSKLLLVGDGPERAKAEQFCRDKNLCNDVLFLGKQDAIGELLAVTDLFLLPSESESFGLVALEAMACEVPVISSNTGGIPEINIHGQTGFLSDVGNINEMAQNAIMLLQNNDLLQEFRKNALQRATQFDLHKILPLYENYYLTVIERAKKANYHLNNYAV, from the coding sequence ATGAAAATTGGCATTGTTTGTTACCCAACTTACGGCGGTAGCGGTGTAGTTGCTACCGAGTTGGGCAAAGCATTAGCGCATAAAGGCCACTACGTGCATTTTATTACCTATAGGCAGCCCCCCCGCTTAAGTGCATTAGCCTTCGAAACCCGTACATTTTACCATGAGGTTTCGTTTTACGAGTACCCCTTGTTTGAGTATGCCCCCTATAGTTCGGCCTTAACCAGCAAAATTGTAGATGTGGTGCGCCACGAAAAATTAGACCTCGTGCATGTGCATTATGCTATACCTCACGCATCGGCGGCGTATATGGCGCAGCAAATTTTAAAAACACATGGCATTTATATGCCATTTATAACCACTTTGCACGGCACCGATATTACCTTAGTGGGTAAAGATGCTACTTTTGAACCCATTGTTACGTTTAGCATTAACGCCAGCGACGGTATAACTGCCGTTTCGGAAAGTTTAAAAAAACAAACTTACCAATATTTTAACATACCAAAAGATATTGCCGTTATACCCAATTTTATTGACCTTAGCGCGTTTAAAAAACATAACAAAGAGCATTTCAAAAAGGCAATCGCACCAAACGGCGAGCGCATTATTATGCACACCTCGACCTTTAGACCTGTAAAACGGATTGACGATGTAATGCAGGTTTTTTACCAAATATACCAACAAATTCCAAGCAAATTACTGCTGGTTGGCGATGGCCCCGAACGTGCCAAAGCCGAACAGTTTTGCCGCGATAAAAACCTTTGCAACGATGTGTTATTTTTAGGCAAACAAGATGCTATTGGCGAACTGTTGGCAGTTACCGATTTGTTTTTGCTGCCCTCAGAAAGTGAAAGTTTTGGTTTGGTAGCCTTAGAAGCAATGGCTTGCGAGGTTCCGGTAATTTCATCAAATACAGGGGGTATTCCGGAAATTAATATTCATGGCCAAACCGGATTTTTAAGCGATGTTGGCAATATTAATGAAATGGCACAAAATGCCATCATGTTATTACAAAACAACGACTTGCTGCAAGAATTCCGGAAAAATGCCTTGCAACGTGCCACTCAATTTGACCTTCATAAAATACTGCCTCTTTACGAAAACTACTATCTAACTGTTATTGAGCGAGCAAAAAAGGCAAATTACCACTTAAATAACTACGCTGTTTGA
- a CDS encoding deoxynucleoside kinase produces MIEPTNNKKIQHIAVAGNIGAGKTTLVELLSKSFNWEIMYEDVENNPYLQDFYENMPRWSFNLQIYFLNSRFNQIRKIRQATRPVIQDRTIYEDANIFAPNLHEMGLMTQRDFSTYLTLYDTLLSQYEHPDLMIYLRASVPKLVEQIRTRGRDYEENIRIDYLGRLNDYYERWIEQYSHSPKLIVNIDECNFKDNPEQLGEVINRVHSQLYGLF; encoded by the coding sequence ATGATAGAGCCAACCAATAATAAGAAGATACAACATATAGCAGTAGCAGGTAATATTGGCGCCGGAAAAACAACGTTGGTAGAACTTTTAAGCAAAAGCTTTAATTGGGAAATTATGTACGAAGACGTTGAAAACAACCCTTACCTGCAAGATTTTTACGAAAATATGCCCCGGTGGTCGTTTAACCTGCAAATTTATTTTTTAAATAGCCGGTTCAACCAAATAAGAAAAATAAGGCAGGCTACAAGACCGGTTATTCAAGACAGGACTATTTATGAAGATGCCAATATTTTTGCCCCCAACCTCCACGAAATGGGCTTAATGACCCAGCGCGATTTTTCAACTTATCTAACATTATATGATACCTTGCTCTCGCAATACGAGCACCCCGATTTAATGATTTATTTGCGCGCATCGGTACCAAAATTAGTTGAACAAATACGTACGCGCGGGCGCGATTACGAAGAAAATATCCGAATTGATTATTTAGGCCGCTTAAACGATTATTACGAACGTTGGATTGAGCAGTACAGCCATAGCCCTAAACTTATTGTCAATATTGACGAGTGCAATTTTAAAGACAACCCCGAACAATTAGGTGAGGTTATAAACCGAGTTCACTCGCAATTGTATGGGCTTTTTTAA
- a CDS encoding metal-dependent transcriptional regulator, which translates to MLTVAEENYLKTIFKLASPQGSKQTFVNTNAIAANLATKAASVTDMLKKLADKNLIIYQRYKGVQLTQYGNILAKNLLRKHRLWELFLVEKLAFSWDTVHEIAEQLEHIQSEELVKRLDVFLGHPKFDPHGDPIPDEAGNFSPEHPPRILLSQLQVGQVATVVGVIEHHPDFLRYLTEHALILGATVAVTETHPFDQSLDIIINQYQQLTISQLTSQAIYVCLT; encoded by the coding sequence ATGCTAACCGTAGCCGAAGAAAATTACCTTAAAACTATCTTTAAACTGGCTTCACCACAAGGCAGCAAACAAACGTTTGTAAACACAAATGCCATTGCTGCCAATTTAGCTACCAAAGCTGCCTCGGTTACTGATATGTTAAAAAAATTGGCCGACAAAAACCTTATCATCTACCAGCGTTACAAAGGAGTACAATTAACACAATATGGAAATATATTGGCTAAAAACCTGCTTCGCAAACACCGGCTTTGGGAACTGTTTTTAGTCGAAAAATTAGCTTTCTCTTGGGATACTGTGCACGAAATTGCCGAGCAATTAGAGCATATTCAGTCAGAAGAGTTGGTAAAACGCTTAGATGTATTTTTAGGCCATCCTAAATTTGACCCCCACGGCGACCCAATTCCGGATGAGGCCGGTAATTTTTCACCCGAACACCCTCCGCGCATACTGCTTTCGCAATTACAAGTGGGGCAAGTAGCCACTGTAGTTGGCGTTATTGAACATCATCCCGATTTTTTGCGCTACTTAACCGAACATGCTTTAATATTGGGCGCTACAGTAGCTGTAACCGAAACGCACCCGTTTGACCAATCATTAGATATTATTATAAATCAATATCAACAACTTACTATTTCGCAACTGACCAGCCAAGCCATATATGTTTGTTTAACCTAA
- a CDS encoding NUDIX domain-containing protein produces MNKFYIDHIPVFLATNPLSTGAGLSKTHLELTYHSLEELGEIIKYIRAEIKNLQAVTIWHPDFNKLQGDILTYYKFVEAAGGAVFNASNELLMIHRLDKWDLPKGKLDPGETTQQAALREVTEETAITNLTIVEPVNLPHTGAYTYHTFVDHNGKRMLKRTAWYVMRCPGHPIGKPQTSEGISEIKWIPQSEIQTTTTNSYPTIIDVVQSAVLLNMAKIA; encoded by the coding sequence ATGAACAAATTTTATATTGACCATATTCCGGTATTTTTGGCCACCAATCCACTCTCAACGGGGGCTGGCCTTAGTAAAACCCATTTAGAACTTACTTACCATAGCCTTGAAGAATTGGGTGAAATTATTAAATACATAAGGGCAGAAATAAAAAATTTGCAAGCGGTAACAATATGGCATCCGGATTTTAACAAATTGCAAGGCGATATACTTACCTACTACAAATTTGTTGAGGCAGCAGGTGGAGCAGTATTTAACGCATCAAACGAATTGTTAATGATACACCGGCTTGATAAGTGGGATTTGCCCAAAGGAAAACTTGACCCCGGAGAAACTACCCAACAGGCAGCCCTGCGCGAAGTTACCGAAGAAACTGCCATAACAAACCTTACCATTGTAGAACCTGTAAACCTGCCTCATACAGGTGCATACACCTACCATACTTTTGTTGACCACAATGGAAAACGTATGCTAAAACGCACAGCTTGGTATGTTATGCGTTGCCCCGGCCACCCCATTGGAAAACCACAAACCTCCGAAGGCATCTCGGAAATTAAATGGATACCTCAATCCGAAATTCAAACTACCACTACAAATAGTTATCCTACTATTATAGATGTGGTGCAATCGGCGGTATTGCTAAATATGGCAAAAATTGCCTAA
- a CDS encoding NAD-dependent succinate-semialdehyde dehydrogenase, which translates to MRYATLSPYNDELLARFPLHSERALRTILRKATQGAQLNSSANFSQRAAKLQQVAILLQQNKPALANLITLEMGKPINQSHAEIDKCIWVCNYYAENTRHFLGDEIISTNHQLSMVCHEPLGVILAIMPWNFPFWQVFRFGAAALMAGNALIVKHAPNVPQCALAIEDLFKKAHFLDGVYQNVFANEVQIKNLIENAQVKAVTFTGSFAAGSQVAAIAGKNVKKIVLELGGSDSFIVLPDANVKQAIDTAIQSRMNNSGQSCLAAKRFIVTPQVYPDFLSGMIEGVRQLKMGNPFDETTQIGPIARLDLLVTLEKQLKNSLKMGAEVAIGGIRAPKKGFFYQPTILTNVKPGMPCFDEEVFGPVASITLAHNEIDALQLANQTKYGLGASIWSTNVERAKRFAKLLQVGNVYINTLPQSDPRLPFGGTKASGYGRELSQYGLQEFVNIKTVVVN; encoded by the coding sequence ATGCGCTACGCCACTTTGTCGCCGTATAACGACGAACTTTTAGCACGTTTTCCGCTACACAGCGAGCGGGCGTTGCGTACCATTTTGCGTAAGGCTACACAAGGCGCACAATTAAATAGCAGTGCCAATTTTAGCCAGCGTGCGGCTAAACTTCAACAGGTTGCGATTTTATTACAACAAAACAAGCCAGCATTAGCCAATTTAATTACCCTCGAAATGGGTAAACCCATCAACCAATCTCATGCCGAAATTGACAAATGTATTTGGGTGTGTAATTATTATGCCGAAAATACCCGCCATTTTTTAGGCGACGAAATTATATCAACCAACCACCAGCTTAGCATGGTTTGCCACGAGCCGCTAGGTGTAATTTTGGCCATTATGCCTTGGAATTTTCCATTTTGGCAGGTATTTAGGTTTGGAGCCGCTGCCCTTATGGCCGGCAATGCCTTAATTGTAAAACATGCCCCTAATGTGCCTCAATGTGCCTTGGCTATTGAAGATTTGTTTAAAAAAGCTCATTTTTTAGATGGTGTTTACCAAAACGTGTTTGCCAACGAGGTGCAAATTAAAAATTTAATTGAAAACGCCCAAGTAAAAGCCGTAACCTTTACCGGAAGTTTTGCCGCAGGTAGCCAGGTAGCCGCAATAGCCGGAAAAAATGTAAAAAAAATAGTATTAGAACTTGGCGGCAGCGACTCGTTTATTGTACTGCCCGATGCCAATGTTAAACAAGCTATTGACACGGCTATTCAGTCGCGCATGAATAATAGCGGGCAAAGTTGCCTTGCCGCAAAACGTTTTATTGTTACACCACAGGTTTACCCCGATTTTTTATCCGGCATGATTGAAGGGGTGCGACAATTAAAAATGGGCAACCCATTTGATGAAACAACTCAAATAGGCCCAATAGCCCGTCTTGATTTATTAGTAACCCTTGAAAAACAATTGAAAAACTCACTTAAAATGGGTGCCGAAGTGGCTATTGGCGGCATTCGCGCCCCTAAAAAAGGCTTTTTTTACCAGCCAACTATACTTACAAATGTAAAACCGGGTATGCCCTGTTTTGACGAAGAAGTTTTTGGCCCCGTTGCCTCTATTACCTTAGCACACAACGAAATAGATGCCTTGCAATTAGCTAACCAAACCAAATATGGCTTGGGCGCATCAATTTGGAGTACAAACGTTGAACGCGCTAAACGATTTGCCAAACTTTTACAGGTAGGTAATGTTTATATTAACACTTTACCGCAAAGCGACCCACGGCTTCCGTTTGGAGGCACTAAGGCCTCGGGCTATGGCCGCGAATTGTCGCAATACGGTTTGCAAGAATTTGTAAACATTAAAACAGTGGTGGTTAATTAA
- a CDS encoding AAA family ATPase produces MPPQHPSDFVPYKVRDLKVYGSAEWLANEQKKYRRVYDRSETTYIYAELSFYNKLFDEEDWTLDVTLKCFSIKDGKRTELCNLTSQKTITKDANIVYVREGWGHKKHGLYWRAGAYEWEAFLNTKSVATQAFYIEDIGMVTDDHNPFFNVAAVKIFEGPSNGVNFEDRTYYKNFDAANTRYVFAELSFDNLIEAQPWNCEVNFKFYNDARQLKGETIELFAVKPEDKSFTITSGWGSNDVGSWYQDRYTLEVVFMDKLIAVLPFEVGESFEEGMNDALLAAEGVSFTPMIETEATSLEEVMQQLNELVGLKAIKKRITDYTSYLQFLKIRTDKGFEDQQRISLHSVFTGNPGTGKTTVARMLGQIYKHMGLLSKGHVHDVDRADLVGEYIGQTAPKVKEAIKQARGGVLFIDEAYSLSRVKDDAKDFGREVIEIIIKEMSDGKGDLAIIVAGYPAEMRTFIDTNPGLRSRFSQWFEFPDYLPQELSDIAEYAAKHSNVILHPQAKSYLYTKIVDAYRTRNQYFGNARFVFSLIDQAKINLGLRVMQTENPKNLTGEELSTIFVEDVEKIFKEQERRIPDIPIDETILQETLLELDQMIGLESVKTEIAELVRLVKFYRDQNKEVLNRFSLHSVFVGNPGTGKTTVARILAKIFKALGILERGHLVECDRQSLVAGYVGQTAIKTSEMIDQAIGGVLFIDEAYSLTQVGSNSHDFGREVIETLIKRMEDQKGLFAVVVAGYTDNMKTFIESNPGLKSRFDRVLKFEDLSAENLMTVALAELHKEEYVLDEAANAALTNYMSLIYKARDKYFGNGRTAIKIIREIIRRQNLRIAQLDKAERTPDVLNTITLDDVKALDPNMMAFGERKLLGFQTVNSVGE; encoded by the coding sequence ATGCCTCCTCAACACCCAAGTGATTTTGTCCCTTACAAAGTTCGCGATTTAAAAGTGTACGGCTCTGCCGAATGGTTGGCCAACGAGCAAAAAAAATACCGGAGGGTTTACGACCGTTCTGAGACTACCTATATCTATGCCGAACTTTCGTTTTACAACAAATTGTTTGACGAAGAAGACTGGACCTTAGATGTAACCCTAAAATGCTTCTCTATTAAAGATGGTAAACGCACCGAGCTTTGCAATTTAACCTCGCAAAAAACAATTACCAAAGACGCAAATATAGTTTATGTTCGCGAAGGCTGGGGGCATAAAAAACATGGCCTTTACTGGCGCGCCGGCGCTTATGAGTGGGAAGCCTTTTTAAATACAAAATCGGTTGCTACCCAAGCATTTTATATTGAAGATATTGGCATGGTAACCGATGACCACAACCCATTTTTTAATGTAGCCGCCGTAAAAATTTTTGAAGGCCCAAGCAACGGCGTAAACTTTGAAGACCGTACTTATTATAAAAACTTCGATGCCGCTAATACACGTTATGTTTTTGCCGAACTTTCGTTTGACAACCTTATTGAGGCGCAGCCATGGAACTGTGAAGTTAATTTTAAATTTTACAACGATGCCCGCCAGTTAAAAGGCGAAACCATTGAACTGTTTGCCGTAAAACCAGAAGACAAAAGTTTTACCATTACCTCCGGATGGGGGTCGAACGATGTAGGCTCGTGGTATCAAGACAGATATACTTTAGAGGTTGTTTTTATGGACAAACTCATAGCCGTACTACCCTTTGAAGTGGGCGAATCCTTTGAAGAAGGTATGAACGATGCCCTCTTGGCTGCCGAAGGCGTAAGTTTTACACCTATGATAGAAACGGAAGCTACGTCTTTAGAAGAGGTAATGCAGCAATTAAATGAACTAGTAGGGTTGAAAGCCATAAAAAAACGTATAACTGATTATACCTCCTACCTCCAATTTTTAAAAATCCGGACGGACAAGGGCTTTGAAGACCAGCAACGCATCAGCCTCCACTCGGTATTTACCGGAAATCCCGGAACGGGTAAAACCACCGTAGCACGCATGTTGGGGCAAATTTATAAACACATGGGCCTGCTTAGCAAAGGCCACGTACACGATGTTGACCGCGCCGACTTGGTAGGTGAGTATATTGGCCAAACAGCTCCAAAAGTAAAAGAAGCCATAAAACAAGCTCGCGGTGGCGTTTTGTTTATTGATGAAGCCTACAGTTTGTCGAGGGTTAAAGATGATGCAAAAGATTTTGGCCGCGAGGTTATTGAAATCATCATTAAAGAAATGAGCGACGGCAAAGGCGATTTAGCTATTATTGTAGCCGGATACCCTGCCGAAATGCGCACTTTTATAGACACTAACCCCGGCTTACGCTCGCGATTTAGCCAGTGGTTCGAATTTCCGGATTATTTGCCCCAAGAATTATCTGATATTGCCGAATATGCAGCTAAACATAGCAACGTAATTTTGCACCCACAAGCCAAAAGCTATTTATACACCAAAATTGTAGATGCTTACCGCACCCGCAACCAATATTTTGGCAACGCACGCTTTGTATTTAGCCTCATTGACCAAGCCAAAATTAATTTAGGCCTACGGGTTATGCAAACCGAAAACCCCAAAAATCTTACCGGCGAAGAACTTTCGACCATTTTTGTTGAAGATGTTGAAAAGATTTTCAAAGAGCAAGAACGCCGCATTCCGGATATACCTATTGACGAAACTATTTTGCAAGAAACTTTGCTTGAACTTGACCAAATGATTGGTCTTGAATCAGTAAAAACCGAAATTGCTGAACTAGTGCGCTTGGTAAAGTTCTACCGCGACCAAAACAAAGAAGTATTAAACCGTTTCTCGTTACACTCGGTATTTGTAGGAAACCCCGGAACCGGTAAAACTACCGTAGCGCGTATTTTAGCCAAAATATTTAAAGCATTGGGTATTTTAGAGCGCGGCCACTTAGTAGAGTGCGACAGACAAAGCCTTGTTGCTGGCTATGTTGGGCAAACAGCCATTAAAACTTCCGAAATGATAGACCAAGCAATTGGCGGCGTACTTTTTATTGACGAGGCATACTCGCTTACCCAAGTAGGTAGCAATAGCCACGATTTTGGTCGCGAAGTGATTGAAACGCTTATTAAACGCATGGAAGACCAAAAAGGACTGTTTGCCGTTGTTGTTGCCGGATATACTGACAATATGAAAACCTTTATTGAAAGTAATCCGGGCCTAAAATCGCGTTTTGACAGGGTGTTAAAATTTGAAGACCTTAGCGCAGAAAACCTTATGACGGTTGCTTTGGCCGAGCTACACAAAGAAGAATATGTTTTAGACGAAGCTGCCAACGCCGCATTAACCAATTATATGTCGCTAATATACAAGGCCCGCGATAAATACTTTGGCAATGGACGTACTGCCATTAAAATTATTCGCGAAATAATACGCCGGCAAAACCTGCGTATTGCCCAACTTGATAAAGCAGAACGCACCCCCGACGTGCTCAATACCATTACCCTTGACGATGTTAAAGCCCTTGACCCCAATATGATGGCTTTTGGCGAACGCAAACTTTTAGGATTTCAAACGGTAAATTCGGTTGGAGAGTAA
- a CDS encoding radical SAM protein produces MELFYTLQGEGCFTGHAAIFIRLAGCNVGCHWCDVKESWDADKYLAYSIPDILLQVQQFPAKMVVITGGEPLLYHLNPLCLALQNLGYKTHLETSGSQRLSGEWDWICLSPKKFKPPTASVIAQANELKVVIYNKHDFDWAELYAEQVNKNCNLYLQPEWSKAAAITPQIVQYIQQNPKWTLSLQTHKYINIP; encoded by the coding sequence ATGGAGCTGTTTTATACATTACAGGGCGAAGGGTGTTTTACCGGCCATGCCGCTATTTTTATACGGCTGGCTGGTTGCAATGTTGGTTGCCATTGGTGCGATGTAAAAGAGTCGTGGGATGCCGATAAATATTTGGCTTATTCTATTCCGGATATTTTATTGCAGGTACAGCAATTCCCTGCCAAAATGGTTGTTATTACCGGCGGCGAACCTTTGCTCTATCACTTAAATCCTCTCTGCTTGGCATTACAAAATTTAGGCTACAAAACCCATCTTGAAACATCGGGCAGCCAGCGGCTAAGTGGCGAGTGGGATTGGATTTGCCTGTCGCCTAAAAAATTTAAACCGCCAACTGCCAGTGTTATAGCTCAGGCAAATGAACTTAAAGTGGTAATTTACAACAAACACGATTTTGACTGGGCCGAACTTTACGCTGAACAAGTAAATAAAAATTGCAACCTCTATTTACAACCCGAATGGAGTAAAGCTGCCGCTATAACCCCACAAATTGTTCAATATATACAACAAAACCCTAAGTGGACATTATCATTGCAAACACATAAATATATTAATATTCCATAG
- a CDS encoding fused MFS/spermidine synthase: MKTHLFTTLKRWLSYIVAVPIEKTASAYNSTLAVSMYRGRIFLSSSHAIYSCEDLYDAFYHPFTKLLMQNTPLNKVLVLGLGLGAVPYMLEVHFAQNAHYTAVEIDPKVIALAQKYLPQWLTNKINFIEADAANFIAQVPNNYFDLIAVDIFNDTTTPTHFFTETFLNQLKPWLAASGYLFYNCLADTSEHITATDNFYNNVFKKVFPDAFVIPLADTNKCLVVQQ; this comes from the coding sequence ATGAAAACCCATTTATTTACGACCTTAAAACGTTGGCTAAGTTATATTGTAGCTGTTCCGATAGAAAAAACGGCAAGTGCATATAATTCAACTTTAGCCGTTTCTATGTACAGAGGGCGTATTTTTTTAAGTAGCAGCCATGCCATATACTCGTGCGAAGATTTGTACGATGCCTTTTACCATCCGTTTACTAAACTGTTAATGCAAAATACACCCTTAAACAAGGTATTAGTATTGGGTTTGGGCTTGGGTGCCGTGCCTTATATGCTCGAGGTGCATTTTGCCCAAAATGCCCATTATACCGCTGTTGAAATAGACCCTAAAGTAATTGCTTTAGCCCAAAAATATTTGCCACAATGGCTAACCAACAAAATAAATTTTATTGAGGCCGATGCTGCTAATTTTATTGCCCAAGTACCAAATAACTATTTTGATTTAATAGCGGTAGATATTTTTAACGATACCACCACGCCAACGCATTTTTTTACCGAAACTTTTTTGAATCAACTAAAGCCGTGGTTAGCTGCATCCGGATACCTTTTTTACAATTGCCTTGCCGATACCTCCGAACACATAACTGCTACTGATAATTTTTATAACAATGTGTTTAAAAAAGTTTTTCCTGATGCCTTTGTTATACCCCTTGCCGATACAAACAAATGTTTAGTAGTTCAGCAATAG
- a CDS encoding DUF423 domain-containing protein has product MTKIKNASLFYGCLFAMLAVCLGAFGAHGLKNLISADYIIIYQKGVDYQFYHAFALIGLGLWSANNPFSQKWVKFAHRCFIAGILCFSGSLYLLACREVLGIANFTSFIGPVTPIGGLLFIAGWFCWLLSVRYEAKTNTAKGENQ; this is encoded by the coding sequence ATGACTAAAATAAAAAACGCATCGCTGTTTTATGGTTGCCTATTTGCCATGCTGGCCGTTTGCTTAGGCGCATTTGGCGCACATGGATTAAAAAACCTAATTAGTGCCGACTATATTATTATTTACCAAAAAGGGGTTGATTATCAGTTTTACCACGCCTTTGCCTTAATTGGTTTGGGTTTGTGGAGCGCCAACAATCCATTTAGCCAAAAATGGGTTAAATTTGCCCACAGGTGTTTTATTGCGGGAATTCTTTGTTTTTCGGGGTCGTTGTACTTGTTGGCCTGCCGCGAGGTGTTGGGTATTGCTAATTTCACCTCGTTTATTGGCCCAGTTACTCCCATTGGAGGTTTGTTGTTTATTGCCGGATGGTTTTGTTGGTTGCTATCTGTTAGGTATGAGGCAAAAACCAATACTGCTAAGGGCGAAAACCAGTAG